The proteins below come from a single Pseudomonas chlororaphis genomic window:
- a CDS encoding membrane protein, which yields MDSVLRAAAIYVALLVLFKIAGRRSLAEITTFDFVLLMIIGEATQQALLGDDFSLTNSLMVIVTLIAIDVGLSLLKLRSKWVSQLIDGGPTIIVEDGRILHGRLRHARLVEEDIMEAARASQGIETLEQIKFAIIERNGKISVIARESA from the coding sequence ATGGATTCCGTGTTGCGCGCCGCCGCGATCTATGTGGCATTGCTGGTCCTGTTCAAGATTGCCGGCCGCCGCTCGCTGGCGGAAATCACCACCTTCGATTTCGTGCTGCTGATGATCATTGGCGAGGCGACGCAGCAAGCGCTGTTGGGCGACGATTTCTCGCTGACCAACTCGCTGATGGTGATCGTCACGTTGATTGCCATCGATGTCGGCTTGTCGCTGCTCAAGCTGCGCTCCAAGTGGGTATCGCAATTGATCGACGGCGGGCCGACCATAATTGTCGAGGACGGTCGGATACTGCATGGTCGCCTGCGCCATGCACGGTTGGTGGAGGAAGACATCATGGAGGCGGCGCGCGCGAGCCAGGGCATCGAGACCCTGGAGCAGATCAAGTTTGCGATTATCGAGCGCAACGGGAAGATCTCGGTGATTGCCAGGGAGTCAGCCTGA
- a CDS encoding aminotransferase, with protein sequence MTFDFDTVFERHGTGSTKWSRYPADVLPMWVADMDFPAPPVVIEALHKRLEHPMLGYSVAQDNLRAAVVADLWNKYAWRVEPQQIVFLPGVEPGFNMALHALVAPDQNVVVQVPNYPPLRNAPGHWQLNKVELGFNALNGEFHTPLGPLRDALQGGGALLLSNPHNPLGKVFGREELQAVADICLAQGAWIISDEIHADLCFDGRVHIPTASLSPEIAARTITLMSASKAYNIAGLKTSFAIIQDARLRERVNAARAGMVDSVNALGLEATCAAYSEAGPWLEALKAYLQANRDYLVEAVKTRLPGVTMTVPQGTYLAWLDCSALGLEDPQGFFLQNAKVGLSAGLDFGDDAGQFVRLNFGCPRALLEEGIARMERSLKARVCTK encoded by the coding sequence ATGACTTTCGATTTCGACACGGTGTTCGAGCGCCACGGCACCGGCAGCACCAAATGGAGTCGCTACCCGGCCGACGTGCTGCCGATGTGGGTGGCGGACATGGACTTCCCTGCCCCGCCCGTGGTCATCGAGGCGCTGCACAAGCGCCTCGAACACCCGATGCTGGGCTACAGCGTGGCCCAGGACAACCTTCGCGCAGCGGTCGTGGCCGACCTGTGGAACAAGTACGCCTGGCGGGTCGAGCCGCAGCAGATCGTGTTTTTGCCGGGGGTCGAGCCGGGCTTCAACATGGCCCTGCACGCCCTGGTCGCGCCCGACCAGAATGTCGTGGTGCAGGTGCCCAACTACCCGCCGCTGCGCAACGCCCCGGGGCATTGGCAACTGAACAAGGTCGAACTGGGTTTCAATGCGCTCAATGGCGAGTTCCATACGCCCCTCGGCCCGCTGCGTGACGCCCTGCAAGGGGGCGGTGCGTTGTTGTTGAGTAACCCCCACAACCCGCTGGGCAAGGTGTTCGGGCGCGAAGAGTTGCAGGCGGTGGCTGATATCTGCCTGGCGCAGGGTGCCTGGATCATCTCCGACGAGATCCATGCCGACCTGTGCTTCGACGGGCGCGTGCACATTCCGACCGCCTCCCTCAGCCCGGAAATTGCCGCACGCACCATCACCCTGATGTCCGCCAGCAAGGCCTATAACATCGCCGGGTTGAAGACCTCGTTCGCCATCATCCAGGACGCCAGGTTGCGCGAGCGGGTCAACGCTGCCCGCGCCGGCATGGTCGACAGCGTCAATGCCCTGGGGCTGGAAGCGACCTGCGCGGCCTACAGCGAAGCAGGCCCGTGGCTCGAAGCCTTGAAGGCCTACTTGCAAGCCAACCGCGACTACCTGGTGGAAGCGGTCAAGACGCGTCTGCCCGGTGTCACCATGACGGTCCCCCAGGGCACCTACCTCGCCTGGTTGGATTGCTCGGCGCTGGGGCTGGAGGATCCGCAGGGGTTCTTCCTCCAGAACGCCAAGGTCGGCCTGAGCGCCGGCCTGGATTTCGGCGATGACGCCGGCCAGTTCGTGCGCCTGAACTTCGGCTGCCCGCGGGCACTGCTGGAGGAAGGCATTGCGCGAATGGAGCGCAGCCTCAAGGCCAGGGTGTGTACGAAATAG
- a CDS encoding lactoylglutathione lyase, which yields MFSHVMIGARDLAKMVAFYDAVLGTLGLVRMPSENDTGPPGEGWQQPGRPWPLVFVQEPFNGLPATWGNGMQVSFAADSPQTVRAAWEQALAMGGCDEGAPGLRAHYSPGYFGAYCRDPEGNKLCFVHAPDLRV from the coding sequence ATGTTCAGTCATGTGATGATCGGCGCACGCGACTTGGCGAAAATGGTCGCCTTTTACGATGCGGTGCTCGGTACCCTGGGCCTGGTGCGCATGCCCAGTGAAAACGACACGGGCCCGCCCGGCGAGGGCTGGCAGCAACCTGGCAGGCCATGGCCGCTGGTGTTCGTGCAGGAGCCGTTCAACGGGCTGCCCGCCACCTGGGGCAATGGCATGCAGGTCAGTTTCGCCGCCGACTCACCGCAAACCGTGCGCGCCGCGTGGGAACAGGCGCTCGCCATGGGCGGCTGCGACGAAGGCGCGCCAGGCCTGCGCGCGCATTATTCGCCCGGATACTTTGGGGCGTATTGTCGGGATCCGGAAGGCAACAAGCTGTGCTTCGTGCATGCGCCGGACCTACGGGTGTGA
- a CDS encoding dehydrogenase produces MVDYPTPPFPKQSQPVPGSQRKMDPYPDCGEQSYRGSGRLSNKIALITGADSGIGRAVAIAFAREGADVAISYLDEHEDAQETARWVEKAGRQCLLLPGDLADKAQCRRVVDETVARFGRIDVLVNNAAFQMTHENLEDIPDEEWVRTFDINITSMFRICQAALPHLKAGASIINTSSVNSDMPKPTLLAYATTKGAIANFTGGLAQMLGPKGIRVNSVAPGPIWTPLIVATMPEEEVQNFGSQTPLGRPGQPVEVAPIYVLLASDESSYISGSRYGITGGKPML; encoded by the coding sequence ATGGTCGACTACCCTACCCCACCTTTTCCGAAACAAAGCCAGCCTGTGCCCGGCTCCCAACGAAAAATGGACCCTTACCCCGACTGTGGCGAGCAGAGCTACCGCGGTTCCGGACGTCTGTCGAACAAGATAGCCCTGATCACCGGGGCCGACAGCGGTATCGGTCGTGCCGTGGCGATTGCGTTTGCCCGGGAAGGTGCCGACGTGGCGATTTCCTACCTGGATGAACACGAGGACGCCCAGGAAACGGCGCGCTGGGTCGAAAAGGCCGGCCGCCAATGCCTGCTGCTGCCCGGCGACCTGGCAGACAAGGCTCAATGCCGCCGCGTGGTCGACGAGACCGTCGCGCGGTTCGGCCGCATCGACGTCCTGGTCAACAACGCGGCGTTCCAGATGACCCACGAAAACCTTGAGGACATCCCCGACGAGGAATGGGTGCGCACCTTCGATATCAACATCACTTCGATGTTCAGGATCTGCCAGGCGGCCCTGCCCCACCTGAAGGCCGGGGCGTCGATCATCAACACCAGCTCAGTCAACTCCGACATGCCCAAGCCGACGCTGCTAGCCTACGCCACCACCAAGGGCGCCATCGCCAACTTCACCGGCGGCCTGGCCCAGATGCTGGGGCCCAAGGGCATACGGGTGAACAGCGTGGCGCCGGGGCCGATCTGGACGCCGCTGATCGTGGCGACCATGCCCGAGGAAGAGGTGCAGAACTTCGGCTCCCAAACCCCGCTGGGCCGGCCGGGGCAACCGGTGGAAGTGGCGCCGATCTATGTACTGCTGGCCTCGGATGAGTCCAGCTACATTTCCGGTTCGCGCTATGGCATTACGGGCGGCAAGCCGATGCTCTGA